A stretch of the Candidatus Zixiibacteriota bacterium genome encodes the following:
- a CDS encoding T9SS type A sorting domain-containing protein — translation MKAIIIITLLLTTGIANADYHYASHDGSDEPPYTSWETGAHLIQDAIDATNPHDTLYIGAGEWYEVAIMEFYDSIAVVGLGWDSTFWYTDAYHLPAIRLGDNCSVENILFRHPDWRSIEMSGGASASIRNCKFINSHWGASVKGGTSEVVNCVFDSCDKAVDIFDFSGNFLISNNLILNTTGNWALFIYSSSSIIQNNIIIPGGDINAIEGGNIIRNNVIIGGRNGITTSNSIRYNNVTKNLWQNGINATLNDTLFNNSISNCGKGVELYDSGSVIKFNNFYNNQVDIETWEFDFDSIGNVSCNPLYVSDEDVHLQAFSPLIDAGDPTYLDTDGSRSDIGAYGGIYGESYEYLDLPPAVPDSISGQYNQDTVYINWRFNTEADFRGYLLYKDTISGFEPSVFNQIAEPETSYYIDTDVDNEHNYYYRIASVDNQDNISDYSEELEIALTDIWNQSGAALPRITSIKTNYPNPFNTSTTIVYSVANLGPIPAEIKISIYDITGRKVRTLLDERRDIGEHNVIWDGRDDYGSECSSGVYFAKISQWSLELSGKPKKLVLIK, via the coding sequence ATGAAAGCAATTATAATAATAACGCTACTATTAACGACCGGCATAGCCAACGCCGACTACCACTACGCCAGCCATGACGGCTCGGACGAGCCCCCCTACACCAGCTGGGAGACCGGCGCCCACCTGATACAGGATGCCATAGACGCTACCAACCCGCATGATACGCTGTATATAGGCGCGGGGGAATGGTATGAAGTTGCTATTATGGAGTTCTATGATTCTATCGCTGTAGTCGGTCTGGGTTGGGATAGCACTTTTTGGTATACCGATGCTTATCATTTACCGGCAATTAGATTAGGTGATAATTGTTCAGTTGAAAATATTTTATTTCGACATCCCGATTGGCGTTCAATAGAAATGAGTGGCGGGGCAAGCGCGTCAATCAGGAATTGTAAGTTTATCAATTCACATTGGGGAGCATCTGTAAAAGGGGGTACTTCAGAGGTGGTTAATTGCGTTTTCGATAGTTGTGACAAAGCAGTTGATATATTTGATTTTAGCGGTAATTTTCTTATCAGTAATAATCTTATTCTAAACACAACTGGAAATTGGGCACTTTTTATCTACAGCAGTTCTTCGATTATTCAGAATAATATCATTATCCCCGGAGGAGATATCAATGCAATTGAAGGTGGTAATATAATAAGAAATAATGTAATAATTGGCGGTAGAAATGGTATAACTACTTCAAATAGCATTAGATATAATAATGTAACTAAGAATTTATGGCAGAATGGAATAAACGCAACCTTGAATGACACATTATTCAACAACTCTATATCTAATTGTGGAAAAGGTGTTGAATTGTATGATTCAGGTAGTGTTATAAAATTCAACAATTTTTATAATAATCAAGTGGATATAGAAACTTGGGAGTTTGATTTTGATTCAATTGGCAATGTATCCTGTAACCCTTTGTATGTCTCGGATGAAGATGTTCATTTGCAAGCTTTCTCCCCCCTTATAGATGCAGGCGATCCAACCTATTTAGATACGGATGGATCAAGATCTGATATTGGCGCTTATGGTGGAATTTATGGAGAATCGTATGAGTATCTTGATCTACCTCCAGCGGTGCCGGATAGTATTTCAGGGCAATATAATCAGGATACAGTCTATATAAACTGGCGTTTCAATACCGAAGCTGATTTCCGCGGTTATCTTTTATATAAAGACACAATCTCTGGTTTTGAGCCATCCGTATTTAATCAAATAGCTGAGCCTGAGACATCATATTATATCGATACCGATGTTGATAACGAACATAATTACTACTACCGTATCGCATCAGTTGATAACCAGGATAATATATCGGATTACTCAGAAGAACTCGAGATAGCTTTAACCGATATTTGGAATCAATCAGGTGCGGCCTTACCTCGGATTACATCAATCAAAACAAATTACCCGAATCCGTTTAATACATCTACGACTATAGTCTATTCAGTCGCCAATCTTGGACCTATACCGGCAGAGATAAAGATAAGCATATATGATATTACGGGGCGAAAGGTTAGAACATTGTTAGATGAAAGGAGGGATATAGGAGAACACAACGTCATCTGGGATGGCAGGGATGATTATGGTTCTGAATGCTCATCGGGGGTATATTTTGCGAAAATATCTCAATGGAGTTTGGAGCTTTCAGGTAAACCCAAAAAGTTAGTCTTAATCAAGTAA